A single Mercenaria mercenaria strain notata chromosome 9, MADL_Memer_1, whole genome shotgun sequence DNA region contains:
- the LOC123547275 gene encoding serine/threonine-protein kinase/endoribonuclease IRE2-like, producing the protein MVDVPLELLRPFGFAFLLGAAIITVGVLIYRSRTSASTENSYQRTDSSNSRGNTTFYNANKITYDNRHQIRLCNTNCCLYKGKFAGHTEVAVKRILIPTNDKSKITLDLESLEERLRRVVTINHNLLVESSEPNIVRFFCNEFEKEGEKLYLLLALELCDCNLEEFILSRRGYPPIANNNIILQLLNGLHYLHSRQIVHRDLKPTNVLMKQKLSGELIFKLSDFGLSKLNTSTNNGVPSEQSYLSDEYGTVGWIPPEIFALREQSVSNPDRSYWKRSDIFPLGLIFYHIATDGRYVFINQGDIQSGKADFTYISGNDPMLRLLRHMLAPRPEDRPFTDGIMKHPALWSTEKTLDFFDNTSNLLMDRTVSLTCSIEQNAVNILRGDWRVHLTPAVENSLFPHISTYNRRGRNQNQPSYDKTSVQSLLRAIRNNKGHFYQLSPAIQAEFGKVPDGYLSYWTSKFPELLMHTYYAMKVYSSQSCMSRFYA; encoded by the coding sequence ATGGTCGACGTGCCGTTAGAACTGTTGAGGCCATTTGGTTTTGCATTTCTTCTTGGTGCTGCAATCATAACAGTAGGTGTTTTAATTTACCGGAGTAGGACGTCAGCATCTACAGAAAATTCATACCAAAGAACAGACAGCTCCAATTCACGAGGCAACACTACTTTCTACAACGCTAATAAAATAACTTATGATAACAGACACCAAATTCGTTTGTGTAATACAAACTGTTGTCTTTACAAAGGAAAATTTGCAGGACACACAGAAGTAGCAGTTAAGAGGATACTAATTCCTACAAACGATAAATCAAAAATAACATTAGACCTTGAAAGTCTTGAAGAGAGATTGAGACGTGTTGTAACTATAAACCACAACCTTTTGGTAGAAAGTTCTGAACCTAATATTGTCAGGTTTTTCTGCAACGAGTTTGAAAAGGAGGGAGAGAAATTATACTTGTTGTTAGCATTAGAATTATGTGACTGTAATCTTGAAGAATTTATTCTGTCACGACGGGGCTACCCACCGATAGCAAACAACAACATTATCTTGCAGCTCTTAAATGGACTTCATTATCTTCATTCCCGACAGATTGTTCACCGTGATCTTAAACCAACTAATGTTCTGATGAAACAAAAACTAAGTGGTGAACTCATTTTCAAATTATCGGACTTTGGTTTGTCTAAACTGAACACTTCCACAAATAACGGGGTACCTTCAGAACAGTCTTACCTAAGTGATGAGTACGGCACTGTTGGTTGGATTCCTCCAGAAATATTTGCCCTGCGCGAACAGTCAGTGTCCAATCCAGACAGGAGCTACTGGAAAAGGAGTGACATCTTCCCTTTGGGACTAATCTTCTACCATATTGCAACTGACGGTCGCTATGTTTTCATTAATCAAGGTGATATCCAGAGTGGTAAAGCTGATTTTACGTACATTTCTGGAAACGATCCTATGTTGCGACTCTTGCGACACATGCTTGCTCCTAGACCTGAAGACAGACCATTCACTGACGGCATAATGAAGCACCCAGCTCTTTGGAGCACTGAGAAAACGCTGGATTTCTTTGACAATACAAGCAACCTACTAATGGACAGAACAGTATCATTAACCTGTTCAATAGAACAAAATGCTGTCAATATTCTACGAGGCGACTGGCGGGTTCATTTGACACCAGCAGTAGAAAACTCTTTATTCCCGCATATTAGCACTTACAATCGCCGCGGCAGAAATCAGAATCAACCAAGTTATGATAAGACATCTGTACAGTCTTTACTGCGCGCAATACGGAATAATAAAGGTCATTTCTATCAGTTGTCACCAGCCATTCAGGCAGAGTTTGGGAAGGTTCCAGATGGTTATTTGAGTTACTGGACCAGCAAGTTCCCGGAGCTTCTCATGCATACATACTACGCAATGAAGGTTTATTCTTCACAATCATGCATGAGCAGATTTTACGCCTGA
- the LOC123547261 gene encoding serine/threonine-protein kinase/endoribonuclease IRE2-like: protein MSGILFFEAYFTCACIGAGIGACIGACISAVIKINNITEIVEKLTRRLTTEPSHENENSRNEESGLNCSGRILTTTNKVQPPKKITYDSKKPIGMSHATVFEGLFENDMIVAVKRVHIDTDDTDQIINEYKHLQKKLRRQIDINHKIMKSGHENVTKYYGYQIEGTHLLYALELCNYHLEEFLLHHRHNCPPILDTDILLSMAKGLDFLHSKDIVHRDLKPSNVLMKIENNNVIVKLSDFGMSKTLPETSSVASGSSESGTLGWMAPEVYIALEDLNTEIQFSRKSDIFPLGLLFYFVASGGKYVFNTQDDIQNKNATYTGVVANDPLFNLVKDMHSPAPTDRPSAQEVKNHPALWNMEKVLDFYKKTSNLSMGLPVNNAPFTKNPIQVITGTGNQMIPCQPFDWYQKLTLSVQQDLFPNVYGRRSHHGKGKGPRYDRLSVDSLIRAIRNNNEHYYELSINLQNEYGSYPTGFLNYWTTKFPGLLMYAYDAMKLHSGDGSMAKFYE, encoded by the coding sequence atgtCAGGCATTTTGTTCTTTGAAGCATATTTTACCTGTGCCTGCATAGGTGCCGGCATAGGTGCCTGCATAGGTGCCTGCATAAGTGCAGtaattaaaatcaataatatcactgaaatcgTAGAAAAGTTGACTCGCAGACTTACTACCGAACCTTcccatgaaaatgaaaattctagAAACGAAGAGTCCGGATTGAACTGTTCTGGCAGAATTCTAACCACAACCAACAAAGTCCAGCCCCCAAAAAAGATTACATACGACAGTAAAAAACCAATTGGCATGAGTCACGCTACCGTGTTTGAAGGACTGTTTGAAAATGATATGATAGTTGCGGTTAAAAGagtacatatagatacggatgATACTGATCAGATAATTAACGAGTACAAACATCTTCAAAAGAAATTAAGGCGACAGATAGATATTAACCACAAAATAATGAAATCCGGTCATGAAAATGTCACTAAATACTACGGTTATCAGATAGAGGGTACGCATCTTCTTTATGCACTTGAACTATGTAACTATCACTTAGAAGAGTTTCTTCTTCATCATCGGCATAACTGTCCTCCAATATTAGACACAGATATACTTCTAAGTATGGCTAAAGGACTGGACTTCTTACATTCAAAAGATATTGTGCATCGAGATTTGAAGCCCTCCAATGTtcttatgaaaatagaaaacaacaaTGTTATTGTTAAACTATCTGACTTTGGTATGTCTAAGACATTACCTGAAACAAGTTCCGTAGCTTCCGGAAGTAGTGAAAGTGGAACCCTGGGCTGGATGGCGCCTGAAGTCTACATCGCACTAGAAGACCTAAATACTGAAATTCAGTTCAGTCGAAAAAGCGATATTTTTCCTCTAGGGTTGCTCTTTTACTTTGTAGCAAGTGGCGGTAAATATGTTTTCAATACCCAGGACGACATACAAAACAAGAATGCCACTTATACAGGCGTTGTTGCGAACGACCCTCTATTTAACCTTGTTAAAGACATGCACTCGCCTGCTCCAACAGATAGACCGTCAGCACAagaagtgaaaaatcatccagcACTTTGGAATATGGAAAAAGTCCTGGATTTCTATAAAAAAACAAGTAATCTGTCAATGGGTTTACCCGTAAACAATGCTCCATTTACTAAAAATCCTATACAGGTTATTACAGGAACTGGAAACCAAATGATACCATGTCAACCTTTTGATTGGTATCAAAAGTTGACACTCAGTGTGCAGCAAGATTTGTTTCCAAATGTTTATGGGCGCCGATCGCATCATGGCAAGGGTAAGGGTCCTAGATATGATAGATTGTCCGTCGACTCTTTGATAAGGGctataagaaataataatgagCATTATTACGAGCTCTCCATAAACTTACAAAATGAGTACGGAAGTTATCCAACAGGATTCTTAAATTACTGGACGACAAAATTTCCTGGATTACTCATGTATGCATATGATGCAATGAAACTGCATAGTGGCGACGGCAGCATGGCGAAATTCTATGAATGa